One window of the Chitinophaga niabensis genome contains the following:
- a CDS encoding PVC-type heme-binding CxxCH protein: MRKYGAWVFLVAALSLFAWKCKVSQQAQIVQRDGSGKIIVNPHPNPGYLSVKESMESIQLPPGYKLQLVASEPMIKEPVAIVWDGNARMYVAEMRTYMQDINGTGENEPICRISLLEDTNGDGAMDKSSVFIDSLVLPRMMLCIGHKLLVNETYTYDIYSYTDTNGDGVADQKEPVYKNPKADTRNLEHQKSGLVWNMDNWIYVSCDPVRYRYTKGKLVADTLTNSPGGQWGLANDDYGRMYFSSAGAEIPALGFQINPAYGLYNPKDQYNQEFLAVWPIIVTPDVQGGMNRLRPDTTLNHFTAGCGQSVFRGDALPADLKGDLIICEPVGRLIRRAKVTTSEGKVTLRNAYEKEEFMASYDMNFRPVNSTTGPDGCLYIVDMHRGIIQEATWTKEGSFLRPRILQKGLEKNIGRGRIYRLVHDGYKPGPKPQLLDKPASALLPYLEHPNGWWRENAQKEIIVSGDQSVVPALKQMAVSKTNSHLARVHALWTLEGLGAIDKPTLFAAMDDNDPQVRKAAVWISESLLKQNDEQVLDKLAELKSDTSSLVQVQLALTMGQSKAEAARYVEGRLKAYSQYPGVLDGVSNSLEVTKNTKLFGGRLANMPAAHRNLILNGANIYKQLCSTCHGPDGKGLAVGDAATAAPPFVGSKRVDGDKVAMILIMLNGLSGPVDGKNYPDVMAPFGATNNDEWVAAVLSYIRYNYGKNKTPVVDVESVKQVRAKTSARNAFWTIAELENIK; encoded by the coding sequence ATGAGAAAGTATGGAGCCTGGGTTTTCCTGGTGGCAGCGCTCAGTCTGTTTGCCTGGAAATGTAAAGTATCTCAGCAGGCGCAAATTGTTCAACGGGATGGATCAGGGAAGATCATTGTTAACCCGCATCCGAATCCCGGCTATCTCTCAGTAAAGGAAAGCATGGAATCCATTCAGCTTCCTCCCGGCTATAAATTACAACTGGTGGCCAGTGAGCCGATGATCAAAGAACCGGTGGCCATTGTCTGGGATGGCAATGCGAGGATGTACGTGGCAGAAATGCGCACCTACATGCAGGATATTAATGGTACGGGTGAAAATGAACCCATCTGCCGCATCTCTCTTTTGGAGGATACGAATGGGGATGGGGCGATGGATAAGTCTTCCGTATTTATCGACAGCCTGGTGCTGCCCCGCATGATGTTGTGCATCGGGCATAAACTACTGGTGAATGAAACGTATACTTACGATATCTACAGTTATACAGATACAAATGGAGATGGCGTAGCAGATCAGAAAGAACCTGTTTATAAAAATCCGAAGGCAGACACGCGTAACCTGGAACATCAGAAAAGCGGGCTGGTCTGGAATATGGATAACTGGATCTACGTAAGTTGCGACCCTGTGCGTTACCGTTATACCAAAGGGAAACTGGTGGCAGATACACTGACCAATTCTCCCGGCGGACAATGGGGTTTGGCCAATGATGATTATGGCCGCATGTATTTTTCCAGTGCAGGTGCGGAAATTCCGGCACTGGGTTTTCAGATCAACCCGGCTTATGGATTGTACAATCCGAAAGATCAGTACAACCAGGAATTCCTGGCGGTATGGCCCATCATTGTTACCCCGGATGTACAAGGCGGCATGAACCGGTTACGCCCTGATACCACCCTGAATCATTTTACGGCAGGTTGCGGGCAATCCGTTTTCCGGGGAGATGCATTGCCGGCAGACCTTAAAGGTGATCTCATTATCTGTGAGCCGGTGGGCAGGCTGATCCGCAGAGCGAAAGTTACTACCAGCGAAGGAAAGGTGACGTTGCGGAATGCTTACGAGAAAGAAGAATTCATGGCCTCCTATGATATGAATTTCCGCCCGGTGAACAGTACTACCGGGCCGGATGGCTGTTTATACATTGTAGATATGCATCGCGGAATTATCCAGGAAGCCACCTGGACGAAAGAAGGTAGTTTCCTCCGCCCGCGGATCCTGCAAAAGGGATTGGAAAAGAATATCGGGCGCGGAAGAATTTACCGGCTGGTGCATGATGGATATAAACCAGGCCCTAAACCCCAACTTCTGGATAAACCTGCCAGCGCTTTGTTGCCTTACCTCGAACATCCCAACGGATGGTGGCGGGAGAATGCGCAAAAGGAGATCATTGTTTCAGGAGATCAGTCTGTGGTGCCTGCGCTGAAGCAAATGGCAGTAAGTAAAACAAACAGTCACCTGGCACGTGTACATGCTTTATGGACACTGGAGGGTTTGGGAGCTATTGATAAACCCACCCTCTTTGCTGCGATGGATGATAATGATCCGCAGGTAAGGAAGGCTGCGGTGTGGATCAGTGAATCGCTGCTGAAACAAAATGATGAGCAGGTATTGGATAAACTGGCGGAACTGAAAAGTGATACCTCTTCTCTTGTACAGGTACAGCTGGCTTTAACAATGGGACAGAGCAAAGCGGAGGCAGCGCGTTATGTGGAAGGACGTTTGAAAGCGTATTCTCAGTATCCGGGTGTATTGGATGGGGTGAGTAATAGCCTGGAGGTAACAAAGAATACAAAACTCTTTGGCGGCAGGCTGGCCAATATGCCGGCGGCACATCGTAACCTGATCCTGAATGGTGCGAATATCTATAAACAATTATGTTCTACCTGTCATGGTCCGGATGGTAAAGGTTTGGCCGTTGGGGATGCTGCTACAGCAGCGCCGCCTTTTGTAGGTTCCAAAAGAGTGGATGGAGATAAAGTGGCGATGATCCTCATTATGCTGAATGGGTTGTCAGGGCCTGTTGACGGGAAAAATTACCCGGATGTAATGGCACCCTTCGGTGCTACGAATAATGATGAATGGGTAGCTGCTGTGTTGAGTTATATCCGTTACAATTACGGGAAAAATAAAACACCGGTAGTAGATGTGGAGAGTGTGAAACAGGTAAGAGCAAAAACTTCCGCAAGAAATGCTTTCTGGACGATCGCAGAATTAGAGAATATTAAATAA
- a CDS encoding Na+/H+ antiporter, with amino-acid sequence MENYSVVIIILAVMIGLSAIADKVRLPYPILLISAGIAVGFIPTLPNIELNPEVVFLIFLPPLLYDAAFKISFRQFRTNINTISTLAISLVFITATGIAVTAHYLIPGMTWPLSFVLGAILSATDAVAAMSITKGLGLSHKTNTILEGESLVNDASALVVYRFAVAAVTGTAFVFWKASLEFVILMVGGFLVGFFMAKLLGKVLQYVHRNYLVTIGFMLLMPFVTYLLAEEMHVSGVIAVVMLGLGISRFSRKLLPDGLRQQSKSFWDVIIFLLNGLIFILIGLQFPYVAKSLEREQIILYIGYGFIITLVALVIRVARVFGQQLNLERAFKKGKGRITEHALLDFKNSLIISWSGMRGIVSLAIAIGLPATLKDGSPFPQRAAIIFISIVVVLFTLIGQGLTLPWLVRKLNTEEKKTV; translated from the coding sequence ATGGAAAATTACAGCGTAGTCATTATTATCCTGGCTGTTATGATCGGGTTGTCTGCCATTGCGGACAAGGTCAGGCTGCCCTATCCTATCTTACTGATCAGTGCAGGGATTGCAGTGGGTTTTATTCCCACCTTACCGAACATTGAGTTGAACCCCGAAGTGGTTTTCCTGATCTTCCTTCCTCCTTTATTATATGACGCTGCCTTCAAAATCTCTTTCCGGCAATTCCGGACGAACATTAATACCATCAGCACTTTAGCTATCTCACTGGTATTTATAACGGCAACGGGTATAGCCGTTACAGCCCATTACCTGATCCCCGGAATGACCTGGCCACTGTCTTTTGTATTGGGGGCTATCCTCTCTGCAACAGATGCTGTGGCGGCGATGAGTATTACAAAGGGGTTGGGGCTTTCGCACAAAACCAATACCATCCTGGAAGGGGAAAGCCTGGTGAATGATGCTTCAGCGCTGGTAGTTTACAGGTTTGCCGTGGCAGCTGTTACGGGTACTGCTTTTGTATTCTGGAAGGCCTCGCTGGAATTTGTGATCTTAATGGTGGGTGGTTTTTTAGTGGGTTTTTTTATGGCGAAGCTGCTGGGGAAGGTATTGCAATACGTGCATCGAAATTATCTTGTCACTATCGGTTTCATGTTGCTGATGCCGTTTGTTACTTACCTGCTCGCAGAAGAAATGCATGTATCCGGTGTGATCGCAGTGGTGATGCTGGGTTTGGGTATTTCGCGGTTCAGCAGAAAATTGTTGCCGGATGGTTTACGCCAGCAGAGTAAATCTTTCTGGGATGTGATCATCTTCCTCCTGAACGGATTGATCTTTATTCTTATTGGTCTCCAGTTCCCTTATGTGGCCAAAAGCCTGGAAAGGGAACAGATCATCCTGTATATCGGTTATGGTTTTATTATTACCCTAGTGGCTTTGGTGATACGGGTAGCGCGGGTATTTGGGCAACAGCTCAACCTGGAGCGGGCTTTTAAAAAAGGGAAGGGGCGGATCACGGAACATGCCCTGCTGGATTTTAAAAATAGCCTGATCATCAGCTGGTCAGGTATGCGGGGAATTGTTTCCCTGGCTATCGCTATCGGGTTACCGGCAACTTTGAAGGATGGGAGTCCGTTTCCGCAGCGGGCCGCCATTATATTTATTTCCATTGTGGTGGTTTTATTTACGCTCATAGGGCAGGGGCTTACTTTACCCTGGCTGGTAAGGAAGTTAAATACGGAGGAAAAGAAAACTGTTTAA